The genomic segment AAGTGTTGCTAAAAAACTTTATGGATTAGATTTCAATGGTAAAACTTATAATGAACTTGAGGAGAAATTAAAAGATAGAATAGATGAATATGCTATTCAGTTGATAATTATCAAACAAGATAAGCCAGATGATAATAATGATAGCATATACAAAATTTTTGAAAGAATAAATACTGAGGGCACAAAGCTTTTACCTCAAGAAATAAGAGCTTCTTCATATCATGGTAAATTTAATGAATTGTTATCAGAATTAGCAAATAAACAAAAATGGATTGATTTTATTCAAATGAAAAATACTAGAAAATCACATGAAGAATTAATCCTGAGATTTTTTGCTCTTTACTTTGATTTAGAAAATTATAAATCACCAATGAAGCACTTTTTAAATGTTTATATGAGTAAAAATAGACATTTAAAATATAATCAAAAACAAGATATTGAAAATATTTTTGAAAAAACTATAAATATTTGTTCACAATTTCTTACAAAAGAAGATATTTGTTTAATAGGAAGTAATAGAGTAAATACTCAATTATTAGACTCAATTTTAGTTGGTATAGCAAAAAATATAGATAATCAAAAATTAGTAAATAGTGGATATATAAAAAATAAGTTGGATGATTTAAAAGCTAATATAGAAAAAGAAGATTATAAACAAAGAGAATATTGGGAGTCAAGAAATTCTAAAACGGAATTTGTAAAAGGAAGATGTGAAATTACTATTCAGCTTTTTGGAGAATAATTTATGAAAAATAAAATTGAAAACTTATTAAACAAAGATTATTCTCAGTTAGATGAAGAGATAACCTCTCATTTACAGAATTATGTATGCATTTTAATATCAAGTTATTTAGAAATAGAAATTAATAATCAACTAACAGAATATAAAAAGACACAGCATTTTAAAACACATGAATGTATGAAAAAATTAAGTGGTGAAAAGTTACAAAATGCAACTTGGTGTAAAATAAAACCTATTTTAGGAACTATTGAAGATGATTTTCCATATAATTTGAAAAATGCTATTAGTGATTTTGAACTTACAATTCAAGCTATTCAAAGTATTATTGATAATAGAAATAATATAGCTCATGGTAAAAATATAAATGTATTAACTATTCAAGTGTTAAATCAAAATTTTATTAAAATTGATAATTTTGTTTCGGAATTAAAAAAAATATTTTCTATGTTATGATTTTTTGTAAATAAAAGCAAAGAAGCAAACTTTTTATTGATTATGCATGAGCATCTGTTTGTATTTCAAAAATGAAAATAGAGGCTAAAAAAGCCTCTATTATCTTAAGATATTAAAAAAATCCTAAAGCTTTTGTATTAAATGAAGTTAAAATATTTTTTGTATGTCTATAGTTATTTAACATCATCATATGAGTTTCTCTTCCAATTCCAGATTTTTTATATCCACCAAAAGAGGCATGAGCTGGATAAACATGATAACAATTTACCCAAATTCTTCCAGCTTGAATAGCTCTTGATGCTCTATGAATTTGATGAGCATCTCTTGACCAAACTCCAGCACCCAATCCATAAATAGTATCATTTGCAATTTCAATAGCCTCTTTCTCATCTTTGAAAGTAGTTACAGATAAAACAGGTCCAAAAATCTCCTCTTGGAAAATTCTCATTTTATTGTGACCTTTAAAAATTGTTGGCTCTATATAAAATCCATCTGGATTTATAGAAGAGTGATAAATATCTCCACCAACTAAACACTGAGCACCATCTTCTTTTGCAATATTTAAATATTTTGCAATTTTCTCTTTTTGGTTAAAAGAGTTTTGAGCTCCCATTGTATTTTCTGTATCAAGAGGATTTCCAAGCTTAATAGCTTTTACCCTTTCTATAACTCTTTTCATAAATGGCTCATAAATTGACTCTTGTATCAATGCTCTTGATGGACAAGTACAAACCTCTCCACTATTAAATGCAAATAGAACTAAACCTTCTATTGCTTTGTCAAAAAACTCATCATCCTCTTGCATAATTGATTCAAAAAAGACATTTGGAGATTTCCCACCAAGCTCTAGAGTTGATGGAATAATATTTTCAGTTGCATATCTCATAATCTCTTGACCTGTGCTTGTCTCTCCTGTAAATGCAACTTTTTTAACATCAGGATGAGTTACAAGATGTTTACCTATTTTTCCACCCGCACCATTTACTACATTTATAACACCTTTTGGTAAAACATCTTTGATTAAATCCAAAAATAGAAGTATTGAAAGTGGAGTTGAACTAGCTGGTTTTAAAACAACACAATTTCCAGCAGCAATTGCAGGTGCTAGTTTCCAAGCTGCCATTAAAAGTGGGAAGTTCCAAGGGATAATTTGAGCAACAACACCATAAGGTTCATAAATCTCTTGAGAAATTGTATTTTCATCTAAATCAGAGATAGTTCCAGATTCAGCTCTTATAACAGATGCAAAATATCTAAAATGGTCTATAAATAAAGGTAAATCTGCATTTAATGTCTCTCTTACAGCTTTTCCATTATCAAGAGTTTCAGCAATTGCCAACATTTCAAGATTTGCCTCTACAATATCTGCAATTTTGTTTAATAAAGCACTTCTTTGAGTAACAGATGTGTGCTTAAACACTTCAAAACCTTTTTTTGCAGCCTCAACTGCTAAATCAACATCTTTTTCATTTGATCTTGGAATTTTTGTAAGCAATTTTCCATCAACTGGAGAAATATTTTCAATATACTCACCACTATTTGGAACAATCCACTCTCCACCTATAAAATTCTCATACTGATTTTTATATTTTGGTCTTTCATAAATCATAATAACTCCTTAATGATATTTGATATCAAAACACTAGCATATATAAATGGCATTTTAGTGACAATAATAAAAAGAGCTCTTTTTCATAAAAAAATCTATATATTTGTTACAATTTGTTACAAATATATATCAAAAAAGAGATTTTAAACTTTTATCTAATTTGGTTATAATTTCGGCTTTATATTTAAAAAAAGGGATTATGTATATGTTAGAAGTTTTGATATTGGCGTTTGCTTTAAGTATGGATGCATTTGCAGTTTCTATTGGTCTTGGAATAAAAAATAAGCAAGATATAAAAACTATGGCTTTAAAAGCTGGGTTATTTTTTGGAATTTTTCAAGCTTTTATGCCATTTTTAGGATTCTTAGGTGGTATTGGTTTAAGAGAGTATATTCAAGGATATGACAAAATTGTGGCATTTGTTTTACTTTTACTTATAGGTGGAAAGATGCTATATGAAGCATTTAATGAAAATGTAGAAGAAGAGATAGCACAAGTAACAAACAAACTATTATTAACTTTAGCAATTGCAACAAGTCTTGATGCTATGGCTGCTGGATATAGCTTACATCTGTTTTCTGTAAATATATATTTATCAATTTTTATTATTGGATTTGTTACATTTATTATTAGTTATATTGGAGTTTATGTAGGAAGTCGTGGTGGAGAAAAATATGAGAGTAAAGCTGAAATTTTGGGTGGAGTTGTTTTGATTCTAATTGGATTTAAAATTTTACTTTTTTAAGTAGTTAAAAAAAAGAAGCTTAAAACTTCTCCTTTTTATCTAAACAATAATAATGGAACTTTTGATTTTAAAATCATATTTGTTGTAAAACTTCCAAAAATTGCACTTCTAAATCTATTATGACTATAAGCTCCCATAGCTATAATATCAGCGTTTATACTTTGTTGATAATTCAAAATAGCTTCTAATTTATCTCCACTTAAAGATGAAGTTTCAACATCTATATTTGCATTTTTGAATATCAAACTAGCTTCGTTTAAAACTCTATATGACTCATTTTTATCGTTATTTATATTTACAATATATCTTTTTGTATTTGGAAATATTGGATTTTTTACTGCAATATCAATTGATTTTTTTGCATAAGAGCTTCCATCATAAGCCATTAATATAGAATTTACCTCTTTAAACTCACTATTTACAAGTAAAATTGGAATATTTAGTGTTCTAATTAACTCTTCAACATTTGCTCCTATATCTTTACTATTTTCACCATTTAAGCCAATAATTGCAATTTTTAAATCACTTCCTAACTCATCTAAAGTCTCATACAAAGTTCCATGTCTTTGAAG from the Aliarcobacter cryaerophilus ATCC 43158 genome contains:
- a CDS encoding aldehyde dehydrogenase family protein, which produces MIYERPKYKNQYENFIGGEWIVPNSGEYIENISPVDGKLLTKIPRSNEKDVDLAVEAAKKGFEVFKHTSVTQRSALLNKIADIVEANLEMLAIAETLDNGKAVRETLNADLPLFIDHFRYFASVIRAESGTISDLDENTISQEIYEPYGVVAQIIPWNFPLLMAAWKLAPAIAAGNCVVLKPASSTPLSILLFLDLIKDVLPKGVINVVNGAGGKIGKHLVTHPDVKKVAFTGETSTGQEIMRYATENIIPSTLELGGKSPNVFFESIMQEDDEFFDKAIEGLVLFAFNSGEVCTCPSRALIQESIYEPFMKRVIERVKAIKLGNPLDTENTMGAQNSFNQKEKIAKYLNIAKEDGAQCLVGGDIYHSSINPDGFYIEPTIFKGHNKMRIFQEEIFGPVLSVTTFKDEKEAIEIANDTIYGLGAGVWSRDAHQIHRASRAIQAGRIWVNCYHVYPAHASFGGYKKSGIGRETHMMMLNNYRHTKNILTSFNTKALGFF
- a CDS encoding manganese efflux pump MntP, which translates into the protein MLEVLILAFALSMDAFAVSIGLGIKNKQDIKTMALKAGLFFGIFQAFMPFLGFLGGIGLREYIQGYDKIVAFVLLLLIGGKMLYEAFNENVEEEIAQVTNKLLLTLAIATSLDAMAAGYSLHLFSVNIYLSIFIIGFVTFIISYIGVYVGSRGGEKYESKAEILGGVVLILIGFKILLF
- a CDS encoding HEPN domain-containing protein: MKNKIENLLNKDYSQLDEEITSHLQNYVCILISSYLEIEINNQLTEYKKTQHFKTHECMKKLSGEKLQNATWCKIKPILGTIEDDFPYNLKNAISDFELTIQAIQSIIDNRNNIAHGKNINVLTIQVLNQNFIKIDNFVSELKKIFSML
- a CDS encoding DUF262 domain-containing protein, whose protein sequence is MSEIITCEQNNKMPKNLIESLNFNQGGIGRHRCVLCAYQNGIKDGESKALDFTNEDEIEECQHGRKALKSSIKIIHINQKPTQGRHKCAICAYNLGYEIGVGDRENDFDEFNEDENEDESPIYDITTFGTSADVRTIYNRLSKNKYYIPSFQRDYVWKVPQASKLIESLVMGLPIPSIFMAKDEGKDENYYIIDGQQRLKSIEKFYNGEFALESVAKKLYGLDFNGKTYNELEEKLKDRIDEYAIQLIIIKQDKPDDNNDSIYKIFERINTEGTKLLPQEIRASSYHGKFNELLSELANKQKWIDFIQMKNTRKSHEELILRFFALYFDLENYKSPMKHFLNVYMSKNRHLKYNQKQDIENIFEKTINICSQFLTKEDICLIGSNRVNTQLLDSILVGIAKNIDNQKLVNSGYIKNKLDDLKANIEKEDYKQREYWESRNSKTEFVKGRCEITIQLFGE
- a CDS encoding universal stress protein → MNKVLVCLDGSNFSKAVCDYGVFIAKNLDLPLVLLNVIEHSKISNVVDFSGNIGLGAKDVLLEILVDEDAKRSQEQISKGKAILKQMQEYVKSKEFTNFTTLQRHGTLYETLDELGSDLKIAIIGLNGENSKDIGANVEELIRTLNIPILLVNSEFKEVNSILMAYDGSSYAKKSIDIAVKNPIFPNTKRYIVNINNDKNESYRVLNEASLIFKNANIDVETSSLSGDKLEAILNYQQSINADIIAMGAYSHNRFRSAIFGSFTTNMILKSKVPLLLFR